The proteins below come from a single bacterium genomic window:
- the lipB gene encoding lipoyl(octanoyl) transferase LipB — protein sequence MQAVSEAGIEILKPGRLSYGEGLRLQEQLRGERREGHIGDTVLLLEHPDVITFGRGARPGNSSPDDQLKAAGYEVYHVNRGGDVTWHGPGQLIGYPILDLEHRGADVHIYLRELEGVLIDTLADFRLNARRREGYAGVWMDENRKIASIGVGVRGWLTMHGFALNVCCNLSRFDAIIPCGLQGVQMTSMEVELGRSVRLAEVEERIEFHLRKCFA from the coding sequence ATGCAAGCGGTTTCTGAAGCCGGAATCGAGATTCTCAAGCCGGGTCGGCTTTCGTATGGTGAAGGACTGCGTCTGCAAGAGCAGTTGCGCGGCGAGCGTCGCGAAGGCCACATCGGTGACACGGTGCTCTTGCTCGAGCATCCCGATGTGATCACGTTCGGTCGCGGTGCGCGGCCGGGCAACTCTTCTCCGGACGATCAACTCAAAGCAGCTGGCTACGAGGTCTACCACGTGAACCGCGGTGGCGACGTGACCTGGCACGGGCCGGGCCAGCTCATCGGGTATCCGATCCTCGATCTCGAACACCGCGGTGCAGATGTACACATCTACCTGCGAGAACTCGAGGGCGTGCTGATCGACACTCTCGCCGATTTCCGCCTGAATGCGCGACGACGCGAAGGCTACGCGGGAGTCTGGATGGACGAGAACCGGAAGATCGCATCGATAGGTGTGGGTGTGCGTGGCTGGCTCACGATGCACGGCTTCGCTTTGAATGTGTGTTGCAATCTGTCTCGCTTCGACGCGATCATTCCCTGCGGGTTGCAGGGAGTCCAGATGACCAGCATGGAAGTCGAACTCGGTCGATCCGTCCGTCTGGCCGAGGTCGAAGAGCGGATCGAGTTCCATCTGCGAAAGTGTTTTGCATGA